One Falco naumanni isolate bFalNau1 chromosome 13, bFalNau1.pat, whole genome shotgun sequence DNA segment encodes these proteins:
- the ADIPOQ gene encoding LOW QUALITY PROTEIN: adiponectin (The sequence of the model RefSeq protein was modified relative to this genomic sequence to represent the inferred CDS: inserted 1 base in 1 codon), which produces MENAASELTALRALRDSDVVAGIHXLKRLQQANQDSKQLDPRMRGPAGFLLCSLLLVALHCTEGAADELQPDPKTPCANWMGGAPGYPGHNGLPGRDGKDGRDGLKGEKGEEGMQGPKGDPGAIGIPGLEGPRGFPGYPGQKGEKGEAAFVHRSAFSVGLTERAPHPNVPIRFSKIFYNEQSHYDTSTGKFLCNIPGTYYFAYHLTVYLTDVKVSLYKKDKAVIFTYDQFQKNNVDQASGSVLLHLNTGDEVWLQVYGEGDNNGVYADNINDSTFMGFLLYPDQDVH; this is translated from the exons atggaaaatgcagCGTCTGAGCTGACAGCTCTCCGTGCCCTTAGGGATAGCGATGTGGTAGCCGGAATTC TTCTAAAGAGACTGCAGCAAGCCAACCAGGACTCCAAGCAGCTG GATCCCAGGATGAGGGGCCCAGCAGGCTTCCTTCTCTGCTcgctgctgctggtggccctCCATTGCACAGAGGGGGCTGCTGACGAGCTCCAGCCCGACCCCAAAACACCATGTGCCAACTGGATGGGAGGAGCACCCGGCTACCCCGGCCACAACGGGCTCCCCGGCCGGGATGGGAAAGACGGAAGAGACGGActaaagggagagaaaggagaggaag GTATGCAAGGTCCTAAAGGTGACCCAGGTGCAATAGGAAtcccagggctggaagggccAAGAGGATTTCCTGGATACCCTGGGCAGAAAGGGGAGAAGGGTGAAGCTGCCTTCGTCCACCGCTCTGCTTTCAGCGTGGGGCTGACAGAGcgagccccccaccccaatgTCCCCATCCGCTTCAGCAAGATCTTCTACAATGAGCAGAGCCACTACGACACCAGCACCGGCAAGTTCCTCTGCAACATCCCCGGCACGTACTACTTCGCCTACCACCTGACAGTCTACCTGACGGACGTCAAGGTCAGCCTCTACAAGAAGGACAAGGCAGTGATCTTCACCTATGACCAGTTCCAGAAAAACAACGTTGACCAAGCTAGTGGCTCTGTCTTGCTGCACCTCAACACTGGGGACGAGGTCTGGCTTCAGGTGTACGGGGAGGGGGATAACAATGGTGTCTACGCCGACAACATCAATGATTCTACTTTCATGGGCTTCCTCCTGTACCCAGACCAGGATGTCCATTAA